In Bos mutus isolate GX-2022 chromosome 2, NWIPB_WYAK_1.1, whole genome shotgun sequence, one DNA window encodes the following:
- the FAM167B gene encoding protein FAM167B — protein sequence MSLGPLKFQAVGEDEEDDEAESLDSVKALTAKLQLQTRRPSYLEWTARVQSQAWHRAQARPKPGGPGAICGFDSMDSALEWLRRELQEMQAQDRQLAGQLLRLRAQLHRLKVDQVCHLHQELLNEAEMELEMEPGAGLALAPPLRHLGLTRMNISARRFTLC from the exons ATGTCCCTGGGACCATTAAAATTCCAGGCAGTGGGTGAAGATGAGGAGGATGACGAAGCAGAGAGCTTGGACTCTGTGAAGGCACTGACGGCCAAGCTGCAGCTACAGACACGACGGCCATCATACCTGGAGTGGACAGCCCGGGTCCAGAGCCAGGCCTGGCACAGGGCCCAAGCCAGACCCAAGCCCGGGGGACCTGGGGCCATTTGCGGATTCGACTCAATGGACTCTGCCCTTGAGTGGCTCCGACGGGAGCTG caggagatgcaggcacaGGACCGGCAGCTGGCAGGGCAGCTGCTTAGGCTGCGGGCCCAGCTGCACCGGCTGAAGGTGGACCAAGTCTGTCACCTGCACCAAGAGCTGCTGAACGAGGCCGAGATGGAGCTGGAGATGGAGCCCGGGGCCGGCCTGGCCCTGGCCCCGCCACTGCGGCACCTGGGCCTCACGCGCATGAACATCAGTGCCCGGCGCTTCACCCTCTGCTAA
- the LOC102264329 gene encoding myotubularin-related protein 9-like encodes MEFAEMIRTGQAQAELLRGPEEPPLRGTLCITGHHLLLSPGPQATPDLWLLLLRNVDSIEKRVAGDSGTITLRCKDLRVLQLDIEGVEATLDIARSIEALSSLESVITSFPFFYRPKGLRLGDAWHFHPPECYYKRVARETNAWRLSEANEDFSLCPSYPRAVIVPRAVDDSAVARSARFRQGGRFPVLSYYHAPSGTVLLRAGQPLTGPQKRRCSEDEELLRAVLAGARPGARGFIVDTRSPQAAKQARMTGGGTEAKAAYPGWKRLHRPLERGRPLQESFVRLVEACGDLEQSMDRWLNRLESCRWLSHVKETLSTACLAAQSMEQEGACILVHGAEGTDSTLLITSLAQLILDPLSRTMAGFQELIEREWVQAGHPFQLRCAHSAFSHARPKHEAPTFLLFLDCVWQLGRQFPLSLEFGEGMLLALFDHAYASPFGTFLCNNEKERCLCEVRTRTHSLWSGLSQPKEQRKLRNPLYVPNPLAIWPSAEPQSLRLWQGLFLRGTRPPEPSEVAWEKVWQIVTDQEKTEGSQPTDSASEPGP; translated from the exons ATGGAGTTCGCGGAGATGATCCGCACCGGCCAGGCCCAAGCCGAGCTCCTGCGGGGTCCGGAGGAGCCCCCACTGCGTGGCACGCTTTGCATCACCGGCCACCACCTGCTGCTGTCGCCAGGGCCCCAGGCGACTCCAgacctgtggctgctgctgttgcGTAACGTTGACTCCATCGAGAAGCG GGTCGCGGGTGACTCGGGCACCATCACGCTGCGCTGTAAGGACCTGCGAGTGTTGCAGCTGGACATAGAGGGCGTGGAGGCGACGCTGGACATTGCCCGCTCCATCGAG GCGCTGTCCTCCCTGGAATCGGTCATCACCTCCTTTCCGTTCTTCTACCGTCCCAAAGGTTTGAGGTTAGGCGACGCCTGGCACTTCCACCCTCCCGAATGCTACTACAAGCGAGTAGCTCGTGAG ACCAACGCGTGGCGGCTGAGCGAGGCGAACGAGGACTTCAGCTTGTGCCCCAGTTACCCCCGCGCCGTGATCGTGCCTCGCGCCGTGGACGACAGTGCCGTGGCGCGTAGCGCCCGCTTCCGCCAGGGAGGCCGCTTCCCTGTGCTCAGCTACTACCACGCTCCCAGCGGAACC GTGCTGCTACGTGCCGGTCAGCCCCTGACTGGGCCCCAGAAGCGGCGTTGCTCTGAGGACGAGGAGCTCCTGAGAGCTGTGCTGGCGGGGGCTCGGCCCGGGGCCCGGGGCTTCATCGTGGACACGCGCTCGCCCCAGGCCGCCAAACAGGCCCGCATGACTGGCGGGGGCACCGAGGCCAAGGCTGCCTACCCTGGCTGGAAACGACTGCACCGGCCCCTGGAGAG GGGGCGGCCCCTACAGGAGAGCTTCGTGCGCCTGGTGGAGGCCTGTGGGGACCTGGAGCAGAGCATGGACCGCTGGCTTAATCGACTAGAGAGCTGCCGCTGGCTGTCACATGTGAAGGAGACTCTGAGCACCGCCTGCCTAGCAGCCCAGAGCATGGAACA GGAAGGGGCCTGCATCCTGGTACATGGCGCTGAAGGCACGGACAGCACCCTGCTCATCACTTCACTGGCCCAACTCATCCTAGACCCCTTGAGCCGAACCATGGCTGGATTCCAGGAACTAATAGAGAGAGAGTGGGTCCAG GCTGGCCACCCCTTCCAGCTGCGCTGTGCTCACTCAGCCTTCTCCCACGCCCGCCCCAAACACGAGGCCCCCACCTTTCTCCTATTCCTGGACTGCGTGTGGCAGCTGGGCCGCCAGTTCCCGCTGTCGCTGGAGTTTGGGGAGGGGATGCTATTGGCGCTGTTTGATCACGCCTATGCCTCCCCTTTTGGCACCTTCCTGTGCAACAATGAAAAGGAGAG ATGCCTGTGTGAAGTGAGAACTCGAACACACTCCCTGTGGTCTGGGCTCAGTCAGCCAAAAGAGCAACGAAAGCTCCGGAACCCGCTCTACGTCCCCAACCCCCTGGCTATCTGGCCCTCGGCGGAGCCCCAGAGCCTGCGACTGTGGCAAG gCCTGTTTCTGCGCGGGACCCGTCCGCCTGAGCCTTCAGAGGTAGCGTGGGAGAAAGTGTGGCAAATAGTGACAGATCAGGAGAAGACAGAAGGCTCTCAGCCAACAGATTCAGCTTCTGAGCCTGGACCCTAA
- the LCK gene encoding tyrosine-protein kinase Lck isoform X1 — MGCSCSSNPEDDWMENIDVCENCHYPIVPLDGKTTLPMRNGSEVRDPLVTYEGSNPPASPLQDNLVIALHSYEPSHDGDLGFEKGEQLRILEQNGEWWKAQSLTTGQEGFIPFNFVAKANSLEPEPWFFKTLSRKDAERQLLAPGNTHGSFLIRESESTAGSFSLSVRDFDQTQGEVVKHYKIRNLDKGGFYISPRVTFPGLHELVRHYMNTSDGLCTRLSRPCQTQKPQKPWWEDEWEVPRETLKLVERLGAGQFGEVWMGYYNGHTKVAVKSLKQGSMSPDAFLAEANLMKQLQHQRLVRLYAVVTQEPIYIITEYMENGSLVDFLKTSEGIKLTINKLLDMAAQIAEGMAFIEEQNYIHRDLRAANILVSHSLSCKIADFGLARLIEDNEYTAREGAKFPIKWTAPEAINYGTFTIKSDVWSFGILLTEIVTHGRIPYPGMTNPEVIQNLERGYRMVRPDNCPEELYQLMMLCWKERPEERPTFDYLRSVLEDFFTATEGQYQPQP; from the exons ATGGGCTGTAGCTGCAGCTCAAACCCAGAAGATGACTGGATGGAAAACATCGATGTATGTGAAAACTGCCACTACCCCATAGTCCCACTGGATGGCAAGACCACG CTGCCCATGCGGAATGGCTCTGAAGTGCGTGATCCACTGGTCACCTACGAGGGATCCAACCCCCCAGCTTCTCCACTGCAAG ACAACCTGGTTATCGCCCTGCACAGCTATGAGCCTTCTCACGACGGAGACCTGGGCTTCGAGAAGGGTGAACAGCTCCGTATCCTGGAGCA GAACGGCGAGTGGTGGAAGGCGCAGTCCCTGACCACGGGCCAGGAAGGTTTCATCCCCTTCAACTTTGTGGCCAAAGCGAACAGCCTGGAGCCCGAACC CTGGTTCTTCAAGACTCTGAGCCGCAAGGACGCGGAGAGGCAGCTCCTGGCGCCGGGGAACACGCACGGCTCCTTCCTGATCCGGGAGAGCGAGAGCACGGCGG GATCGTTTTCACTGTCGGTCCGGGACTTCGACCAGACCCAGGGAGAAGTGGTGAAACATTACAAGATCCGTAACCTGGACAAAGGCGGCTTCTACATCTCGCCCCGCGTCACTTTTCCCGGCTTGCACGAGCTGGTCCGCCATTACATGA ATACTTCGGACGGGCTGTGCACACGGTTGAGCCGCCCCTGCCAGACCCAGAAGCCCCAGAAGCCGTGGTGGGAGGATGAGTGGGAGGTTCCCAGGGAGACTCTGAAGCTGGTGGAGCGGCTGGGGGCTGGCCAGTTCGGAGAGGTGTGGATGG GGTACTACAACGGGCACACGAAGGTGGCAGTCAAGAGCCTGAAGCAGGGCAGCATGTCCCCCGATGCCTTCCTGGCCGAGGCCAACCTCATGAAGCAGCTGCAACACCAGAGGCTGGTCCGGCTCTACGCGGTGGTCACCCAGGAGCCCATCTACATCATCACGGAATATATGGAGAACG gaagcctggtggattTTCTCAAGACCTCCGAAGGCATCAAGCTGACTATCAACAAACTCTTGGACATGGCAGCCCAA ATTGCAGAGGGCATGGCATTCATTGAAGAGCAGAATTATATCCACCGTGACTTGAGGGCTGCCAACATCCTGGTGTCCCATAGCCTGAGCTGCAAGATCGCGGACTTTGGTCTAGCACGCCTCATTGAGGACAACGAGTACACAGCCAGGGAGG GTGCCAAGTTTCCCATTAAGTGGACAGCACCAGAAGCCATTAACTATGGGACATTCACCATCAAGTCGGACGTGTGGTCTTTTGGGATCCTGCTGACGGAGATTGTCACTCATGGTCGCATCCCTTACCCAG GGATGACCAATCCTGAGGTGATTCAGAACCTGGAGCGAGGCTACCGCATGGTACGACCTGACAACTGCCCGGAGGAGTTGTACCAGCTTATGATGCTGTGCTGGAAGGAGCGCCCGGAAGAACGGCCCACCTTTGACTACCTGCGCAGCGTGTTGGAGGACTTCTTCACAGCCACGGAGGGCCAGTACCAGCCCCAGCCCTGA
- the LCK gene encoding tyrosine-protein kinase Lck isoform X2: MRNGSEVRDPLVTYEGSNPPASPLQDNLVIALHSYEPSHDGDLGFEKGEQLRILEQNGEWWKAQSLTTGQEGFIPFNFVAKANSLEPEPWFFKTLSRKDAERQLLAPGNTHGSFLIRESESTAGSFSLSVRDFDQTQGEVVKHYKIRNLDKGGFYISPRVTFPGLHELVRHYMNTSDGLCTRLSRPCQTQKPQKPWWEDEWEVPRETLKLVERLGAGQFGEVWMGYYNGHTKVAVKSLKQGSMSPDAFLAEANLMKQLQHQRLVRLYAVVTQEPIYIITEYMENGSLVDFLKTSEGIKLTINKLLDMAAQIAEGMAFIEEQNYIHRDLRAANILVSHSLSCKIADFGLARLIEDNEYTAREGAKFPIKWTAPEAINYGTFTIKSDVWSFGILLTEIVTHGRIPYPGMTNPEVIQNLERGYRMVRPDNCPEELYQLMMLCWKERPEERPTFDYLRSVLEDFFTATEGQYQPQP, encoded by the exons ATGCGGAATGGCTCTGAAGTGCGTGATCCACTGGTCACCTACGAGGGATCCAACCCCCCAGCTTCTCCACTGCAAG ACAACCTGGTTATCGCCCTGCACAGCTATGAGCCTTCTCACGACGGAGACCTGGGCTTCGAGAAGGGTGAACAGCTCCGTATCCTGGAGCA GAACGGCGAGTGGTGGAAGGCGCAGTCCCTGACCACGGGCCAGGAAGGTTTCATCCCCTTCAACTTTGTGGCCAAAGCGAACAGCCTGGAGCCCGAACC CTGGTTCTTCAAGACTCTGAGCCGCAAGGACGCGGAGAGGCAGCTCCTGGCGCCGGGGAACACGCACGGCTCCTTCCTGATCCGGGAGAGCGAGAGCACGGCGG GATCGTTTTCACTGTCGGTCCGGGACTTCGACCAGACCCAGGGAGAAGTGGTGAAACATTACAAGATCCGTAACCTGGACAAAGGCGGCTTCTACATCTCGCCCCGCGTCACTTTTCCCGGCTTGCACGAGCTGGTCCGCCATTACATGA ATACTTCGGACGGGCTGTGCACACGGTTGAGCCGCCCCTGCCAGACCCAGAAGCCCCAGAAGCCGTGGTGGGAGGATGAGTGGGAGGTTCCCAGGGAGACTCTGAAGCTGGTGGAGCGGCTGGGGGCTGGCCAGTTCGGAGAGGTGTGGATGG GGTACTACAACGGGCACACGAAGGTGGCAGTCAAGAGCCTGAAGCAGGGCAGCATGTCCCCCGATGCCTTCCTGGCCGAGGCCAACCTCATGAAGCAGCTGCAACACCAGAGGCTGGTCCGGCTCTACGCGGTGGTCACCCAGGAGCCCATCTACATCATCACGGAATATATGGAGAACG gaagcctggtggattTTCTCAAGACCTCCGAAGGCATCAAGCTGACTATCAACAAACTCTTGGACATGGCAGCCCAA ATTGCAGAGGGCATGGCATTCATTGAAGAGCAGAATTATATCCACCGTGACTTGAGGGCTGCCAACATCCTGGTGTCCCATAGCCTGAGCTGCAAGATCGCGGACTTTGGTCTAGCACGCCTCATTGAGGACAACGAGTACACAGCCAGGGAGG GTGCCAAGTTTCCCATTAAGTGGACAGCACCAGAAGCCATTAACTATGGGACATTCACCATCAAGTCGGACGTGTGGTCTTTTGGGATCCTGCTGACGGAGATTGTCACTCATGGTCGCATCCCTTACCCAG GGATGACCAATCCTGAGGTGATTCAGAACCTGGAGCGAGGCTACCGCATGGTACGACCTGACAACTGCCCGGAGGAGTTGTACCAGCTTATGATGCTGTGCTGGAAGGAGCGCCCGGAAGAACGGCCCACCTTTGACTACCTGCGCAGCGTGTTGGAGGACTTCTTCACAGCCACGGAGGGCCAGTACCAGCCCCAGCCCTGA